In Wenyingzhuangia fucanilytica, the following are encoded in one genomic region:
- a CDS encoding SusC/RagA family TonB-linked outer membrane protein: MKTMKVHEKTFKLILCAILMCISLFGKNEVYAQGPKKVIAKGQIVDENNLPLLGATILQQNTSRGGVADFDGNFSLEIDYNSNIEISYVGYKTQVIQNVTNSSIIKVKLQPDSTNLEEVVIVGFGTQTKQTLVGAVESVKGEELQQVGSVSTISEGLQGMLPGLTVINTNGKPGSDAADIYLRGRSSWNETGPLTLVDGIQRDINNLDPNEIETISILKDASATAVYGVRGANGVILITTKRGRVGKPKFNFTSNFGIKDPTAEPEYADYITSQRMYNEAAANEGLWGQLIPQTTINAWIQNYDQRGPNNIYFPEVDWTDEVVGLGYEQTYNLNMSGGSKLVRYFVSLGHRNDGDIFQTTPQEEYDPAFNLKKYNWRTNLDFDVTPTTKFSVNFSGNYRIRTQPGYRIDGNGEDGFGQSQFFGLLYSSPRNLFPIRYDDGYGDSSNGEANLIMALNEGGVRTYKYFQGFYDAQLTQGLDFITKGLSFKGSINYSSQSSYEERILRGGLGSANVGIIRYFRNYDYANPIVGADGSVSYPLLSEVRFPNDQSQGTPVVATNPNLFSYQRRLNYKFQLDYNRAFGDHIVKANAIMTRQITNTRNKYPAKREEWIGRVNYYYKKRYLLELNGSYSGSEKFSPKNRFGFFPSVGLGWVASEESFVKAITGDWLDLLKVNYSYGVTGADGNEFPNNDQDRFQYVQIFNTGGNVNFGYDALTGYGPRYVEGSLANESAGWETSHVHNLAFKFEVLKKLTLGLDLYKENRTNILMDVRQQSFTGVVNPPTGNLGETKKHGYEFQVSWKDKITKDLSYGVDFNTAFSENRIVFRNDPAGQLDYLKQAGKPIGWNSSGGQRYLDAGFYNSLDDLYNGATPSLGVAQGSLLPGDVSYVDYNGDGQITNEDLVAMDKSIKFPLNTYNLGLNIGYKNLSLSARFYGVSNTAYIIPNLYYYDDMSNYIQSNPDVLDRWTPETAATATKPVLHLNDYAHSKQNSTLTYADGSYIRLKSAELSYRFTKGMIKKVGLQSAQIYVNGNNLYTWSNLPDQLDPESSGTGSYPVVRRYSLGLRVSF, from the coding sequence ATGAAAACAATGAAAGTTCATGAAAAGACTTTTAAGTTGATATTATGTGCTATTTTGATGTGTATATCACTATTTGGTAAAAATGAAGTATATGCTCAGGGACCTAAAAAAGTTATAGCAAAAGGACAAATTGTAGACGAAAACAATCTTCCGTTGTTGGGGGCAACGATATTACAGCAAAATACTTCTAGAGGAGGAGTTGCTGATTTTGATGGTAACTTTAGTTTAGAGATAGACTATAATTCAAATATAGAAATTAGTTATGTAGGGTATAAAACACAGGTTATTCAAAACGTAACAAATTCATCTATTATAAAAGTTAAATTACAACCAGACTCTACTAATTTAGAAGAAGTTGTAATTGTTGGTTTTGGAACTCAGACCAAACAAACTTTAGTAGGAGCTGTAGAATCTGTAAAAGGAGAAGAATTACAACAAGTAGGTTCTGTTAGTACTATATCAGAAGGTTTACAAGGAATGTTACCAGGGTTAACAGTAATTAATACCAATGGAAAACCAGGATCAGATGCCGCAGATATTTATTTAAGAGGTAGATCTTCTTGGAATGAAACAGGTCCTCTTACATTGGTAGATGGAATTCAGCGTGATATTAATAACCTTGATCCTAATGAAATAGAAACTATTTCTATTTTAAAAGATGCATCTGCAACAGCCGTTTATGGAGTAAGAGGTGCAAATGGGGTTATTTTAATTACTACAAAGAGAGGTAGAGTTGGAAAACCTAAATTTAATTTTACATCTAATTTTGGTATTAAAGATCCTACAGCTGAGCCAGAATATGCAGATTATATTACCTCTCAAAGAATGTATAATGAAGCAGCGGCAAATGAAGGGCTTTGGGGGCAACTAATACCGCAAACAACTATTAATGCATGGATTCAAAATTACGATCAAAGAGGACCAAATAATATTTATTTCCCAGAAGTAGACTGGACAGATGAAGTAGTAGGTTTAGGTTATGAGCAAACTTATAATTTAAACATGAGTGGAGGTTCAAAGCTAGTACGTTACTTTGTTTCCTTAGGTCATAGAAATGATGGGGATATTTTTCAAACAACTCCCCAAGAGGAATATGATCCTGCTTTTAATTTAAAAAAGTACAATTGGAGAACAAATTTAGATTTTGATGTTACACCTACTACCAAATTTAGTGTAAACTTTTCTGGAAACTATAGAATAAGAACACAACCAGGATATCGTATTGATGGAAATGGTGAAGATGGTTTTGGACAATCTCAATTTTTTGGACTTCTTTATAGTTCACCTAGAAACTTATTCCCTATCAGATATGATGATGGATATGGAGATAGTTCTAATGGTGAAGCCAATTTGATTATGGCTTTAAATGAAGGAGGAGTTAGAACTTATAAATATTTTCAAGGTTTTTATGATGCTCAATTAACACAAGGTTTAGATTTTATAACTAAAGGGTTAAGTTTTAAAGGAAGTATTAATTATTCTTCTCAATCTAGTTATGAAGAAAGAATTTTAAGAGGAGGTCTAGGTTCTGCAAATGTTGGGATCATAAGATATTTTAGAAACTACGATTATGCTAATCCAATAGTAGGTGCCGATGGTAGTGTAAGTTATCCTTTGTTGTCCGAAGTAAGGTTTCCAAACGATCAATCTCAAGGAACACCTGTAGTTGCAACAAATCCTAATTTGTTTTCATACCAAAGAAGATTAAATTATAAGTTTCAGTTAGATTATAATCGTGCTTTTGGAGATCATATTGTAAAAGCAAATGCAATTATGACTAGACAAATCACCAATACTCGAAATAAATATCCAGCAAAAAGAGAAGAGTGGATTGGACGTGTAAACTACTATTATAAAAAACGTTATTTATTAGAGTTAAACGGTTCTTATTCTGGTTCTGAAAAATTTTCTCCTAAAAATAGATTTGGTTTTTTTCCATCAGTTGGTTTAGGATGGGTAGCTTCCGAAGAGTCATTTGTGAAAGCAATTACAGGAGATTGGCTAGACTTATTAAAAGTAAATTATTCATATGGAGTAACTGGGGCTGATGGTAATGAGTTTCCAAACAATGATCAAGATCGTTTTCAGTATGTTCAAATATTTAATACAGGAGGTAATGTAAACTTTGGGTATGATGCTTTAACAGGTTATGGACCTAGATATGTAGAAGGGTCTCTTGCCAATGAAAGTGCAGGATGGGAAACAAGTCATGTACACAACTTAGCGTTTAAATTTGAGGTTCTTAAAAAATTAACATTAGGTTTAGATCTATATAAAGAAAATAGAACCAATATTTTAATGGATGTTAGACAACAGTCGTTTACTGGGGTAGTAAATCCACCAACAGGAAATTTAGGGGAAACCAAAAAACACGGTTATGAATTTCAAGTAAGTTGGAAAGATAAAATTACAAAAGACCTATCCTATGGGGTTGATTTTAACACTGCTTTTTCAGAAAACAGAATTGTTTTTAGAAATGATCCAGCAGGACAATTAGATTATTTAAAACAAGCAGGAAAACCAATTGGATGGAATAGTTCAGGAGGTCAAAGATATTTAGATGCAGGTTTTTATAACAGTTTAGATGATCTTTATAATGGAGCAACTCCAAGTTTAGGGGTAGCTCAGGGTAGTTTGCTTCCTGGGGATGTTTCTTATGTTGATTATAATGGAGATGGTCAAATTACAAACGAAGATCTTGTTGCCATGGATAAGTCAATTAAATTCCCATTAAACACATATAATTTAGGATTAAATATAGGGTATAAGAACTTATCATTATCAGCAAGATTTTATGGAGTATCAAATACAGCATACATTATTCCAAATCTTTATTATTATGATGATATGAGTAATTATATTCAGTCAAATCCTGATGTATTAGACAGATGGACTCCTGAAACTGCTGCAACAGCAACAAAACCAGTATTACACTTAAATGATTATGCGCATAGTAAACAAAATAGCACTTTAACCTATGCAGATGGTTCATATATTAGATTAAAAAGTGCAGAGTTAAGTTATAGGTTTACTAAAGGAATGATTAAAAAAGTGGGATTACAATCAGCACAAATTTATGTAAACGGTAATAATTTATACACATGGTCTAACTTACCAGATCAATTAGATCCTGAAAGTAGTGGAACTGGTAGTTATCCGGTTGTAAGAAGATATAGTTTAGGATTAAGAGTCTCATTTTAA
- a CDS encoding RagB/SusD family nutrient uptake outer membrane protein — MKTKFYKIIVMMLTFISISSCEEFLDVNPDFGLAEEDVFSSYQSVRGYLDNCYEMLLDIHHWRSQGLDRTSVNALSDEAGSPYNGNIATVLNSGAWTNRWAGVPELGWGGNAGFDQGSVFTNATFSIRVTNKVIENIETGLVPGLTDTQTKELLGQAYFFRAWYYFQIIQRAGGMPILNNAFASDDDTNLTRLTYKESTEWLLTDLDKAISMLPDVWETSQFGRVTKGAAMAVKSMATLYAASPLMQNDLNSVQDLDYSKSWSERAAEYANDLIKYIDAGSGGAGFRLMTKAEYKNIFYTDGIQASPESIWYRLNAGKRSSQQRGLRCNYIPQRMSRGTGNDAAAYSNPTQNIIDMFETFDGTSAYPIDDSRSGYDPQNPFENRDPRLANNVIVPGEEWGVAQNGTKIYQELYVDGTDYKLQSDSRYTKNRMLSGYMIKKYLWPEAQNYPFQFDIYNINTIYIRVAQVYLDYAEAMNEAYGPNADPNGYGLTAVQAINKVRNRVDMPDVLPEFTGDALTFRDRIRNERAVELMWENHRWHDLRRWMIAEEVFQKPIRGVEAIPPAGHASVADKSTLNFSYNYIDLTTEQRVFNKRNYWYPVSSNDVFDLSNYQQNPGW; from the coding sequence ATGAAAACAAAATTTTATAAAATAATAGTAATGATGTTGACTTTCATAAGTATATCATCATGTGAAGAATTTTTAGATGTAAATCCAGATTTTGGTTTAGCAGAAGAAGATGTTTTTTCAAGTTACCAATCTGTTAGGGGATATTTAGATAACTGCTACGAAATGTTATTAGATATTCACCATTGGCGTTCTCAAGGATTAGATAGAACTTCAGTAAATGCTCTTTCGGATGAAGCAGGGAGTCCTTATAACGGTAACATAGCCACTGTTTTAAATTCTGGAGCTTGGACAAATAGATGGGCTGGTGTTCCAGAACTTGGTTGGGGAGGAAATGCTGGTTTTGACCAAGGAAGTGTTTTTACCAATGCTACCTTTTCTATTAGGGTTACAAATAAAGTAATTGAAAATATAGAAACTGGTTTGGTACCAGGTTTAACAGATACACAAACAAAAGAATTGTTAGGTCAGGCTTATTTCTTTAGAGCATGGTATTATTTTCAAATTATTCAAAGAGCAGGAGGAATGCCTATTTTAAATAATGCTTTTGCTTCGGATGATGATACAAATTTAACAAGACTTACTTATAAAGAAAGTACTGAGTGGTTGTTAACAGATTTAGATAAAGCGATTTCAATGCTACCAGATGTATGGGAAACTAGTCAGTTTGGTAGAGTAACAAAAGGAGCAGCAATGGCTGTAAAATCTATGGCAACTTTATATGCAGCTAGCCCTTTGATGCAAAATGATTTAAATTCTGTTCAAGATCTTGATTATAGTAAATCATGGTCTGAAAGAGCAGCAGAATATGCAAACGATTTAATCAAATATATTGATGCTGGATCTGGAGGAGCTGGTTTTAGATTAATGACAAAAGCAGAATACAAGAATATATTTTATACTGATGGAATTCAAGCATCTCCAGAATCTATTTGGTACCGATTGAATGCAGGGAAAAGGTCTAGTCAACAAAGAGGGTTAAGATGTAATTACATTCCTCAAAGAATGTCTAGAGGAACAGGAAATGATGCAGCTGCTTACTCAAATCCAACTCAGAATATTATAGATATGTTTGAAACATTTGATGGGACTAGTGCTTATCCTATTGATGATTCAAGATCTGGATACGATCCTCAAAACCCTTTTGAAAACAGAGATCCAAGATTGGCAAATAATGTAATTGTTCCTGGAGAAGAATGGGGAGTTGCTCAGAATGGAACTAAAATTTACCAAGAACTATATGTAGATGGAACTGACTATAAATTGCAAAGTGATAGTAGGTATACAAAAAACAGAATGTTGTCTGGGTACATGATAAAAAAATACTTATGGCCAGAAGCTCAAAACTATCCGTTTCAATTTGATATTTACAATATAAACACAATATATATTAGAGTTGCTCAGGTGTATTTAGATTATGCAGAAGCAATGAATGAGGCGTATGGTCCTAATGCAGATCCTAATGGATATGGTTTAACAGCAGTACAGGCAATTAATAAAGTTAGAAATAGAGTAGATATGCCTGATGTTTTACCTGAGTTTACGGGAGATGCTTTAACTTTTAGAGATAGAATAAGAAACGAAAGAGCTGTGGAGTTAATGTGGGAAAACCACAGATGGCATGACTTAAGAAGATGGATGATTGCAGAAGAAGTGTTTCAAAAACCAATTAGAGGAGTAGAGGCTATTCCTCCTGCGGGACATGCTAGTGTAGCAGATAAAAGTACTTTGAATTTTAGCTACAATTACATTGATTTAACTACAGAACAAAGAGTTTTTAACAAGAGAAATTACTGGTATCCTGTCTCTTCAAACGATGTGTTTGATTTGTCTAACTATCAACAAAACCCAGGATGGTAA
- a CDS encoding SusC/RagA family TonB-linked outer membrane protein has product MKNYKINFLSTLFILIAVSFQNYLYGQEKENIKVQATLVDEKDNPIPNALIVLGDGLVETNSNLSGNFTLDAGLNNIMIISANGYKTKFIHLNKEVIEEKIVLASTSLFDGGAHEIVLPANLKTTQRALTGAVSKVSGEELESQPDIVFHNALQGRLAGVTARMTTNGLGNNHPAIYVRGLGSENANTALYIVDGLERPIDFLNAEEIESVEVLKDASAKILYGSRAANGVILVTTKKGRKNTQVIKGSVEYGANMNTRIATYLNSEDYATLYNEARVNDGFSPLYSATDIDGYKNSKGENDLFYPDVDHNSYFLKESAAFRKMNFEYSGGTDDSQYGVYLGYIGNGGLEKIGENVSQDRINIRGNLVFDLTSNLKAFIQGNGIIETRQWGKLGQDQVFGKINSERPNEFPLLIQDPNFSGEAASLGEEVIPPLGGSFQNRTSLYGDMLYGGNQEYIFFHGQTDFGLDWDLNKTIQGLSASTKLNFDSYDYYATQQKNNPIRYVVQKDENTGDATYIKLNNRSITAQVQEMGSASTRSLGSTTNIRYQTNINHNDKLTFDLSHFYYLNQNNSRRQHIKNGNTVFKVNYAYENKVFVDLTHALMTSNKFVKGNRSFLSQAVSAAWVISEEDFIGGTTFDYLKLKSSYGLIGYDASTNFYLFETRYSSAGNVNFGERNSTSSGRISFNNFGNPDLAWEKSYDFNVGVEGLAFNKSLQFELNYFNQLRDDIIYDNPSSNTTAIIGIANKPLNMGRVVNQGIDGSVNWFKNFGNWKLNIGGNFIVSKNKIKQSDAINNIDSNLDVIGTSSDAIFGYVSNGIFKTQEEVDNAPVQALGQYGVGNISYKDLNDDGVIDERDRKVIGNNFPRSNFGINLDVKYKGFGLSALGVVQTGVDMIKNNAYYRNSGEGKYSTLASDRFHPVNNPNGTQPKLTTLTPTNDNVTSTFWMENASFFRLKNVELSYIVSKDTRLVKKMKFYVRGTNLFVLSDVKDLDPEVPNSGVSNYPLFRTVTGGVSLSF; this is encoded by the coding sequence ATGAAAAACTATAAAATTAATTTCTTATCAACTCTTTTTATTTTGATTGCGGTTAGTTTTCAAAATTACCTTTACGGTCAAGAAAAAGAGAATATAAAAGTTCAGGCTACATTGGTAGATGAAAAAGATAATCCAATTCCTAATGCTTTAATTGTATTGGGAGATGGTTTGGTGGAAACCAATTCTAATTTAAGTGGAAATTTTACGTTAGATGCAGGTTTAAATAATATAATGATAATTAGCGCAAATGGATATAAGACTAAATTTATTCATTTAAATAAAGAGGTAATAGAAGAGAAAATTGTTTTAGCGTCTACTTCTTTGTTTGATGGTGGTGCGCATGAAATAGTTCTTCCAGCAAACTTAAAAACAACTCAAAGAGCCTTAACAGGGGCAGTTAGTAAAGTTTCAGGTGAAGAGTTAGAATCTCAACCAGACATAGTGTTTCATAATGCTTTACAAGGAAGATTGGCAGGGGTTACAGCTAGAATGACAACAAATGGTTTAGGTAATAATCATCCAGCTATTTATGTTCGTGGTTTAGGAAGTGAAAATGCTAATACGGCACTTTATATTGTAGATGGATTGGAGAGACCAATAGACTTTTTAAATGCAGAGGAAATAGAAAGTGTAGAAGTTTTAAAAGATGCTTCTGCAAAAATATTATATGGTTCTAGAGCTGCTAATGGAGTGATACTGGTTACGACAAAAAAAGGACGAAAAAATACACAAGTAATAAAAGGTTCAGTTGAGTATGGAGCAAACATGAATACTCGAATAGCAACTTATTTGAATAGTGAAGATTATGCAACTTTGTATAATGAAGCTAGAGTAAATGATGGTTTTTCTCCTTTGTATTCTGCAACTGATATTGATGGTTATAAAAACAGTAAAGGAGAAAACGATTTGTTTTATCCGGATGTTGATCATAATTCTTATTTTTTAAAAGAAAGTGCTGCCTTTAGAAAAATGAATTTTGAATATTCTGGAGGGACAGATGACTCTCAGTATGGAGTGTATTTAGGATATATTGGAAACGGAGGATTAGAGAAAATTGGAGAAAATGTTTCACAAGATAGAATTAATATAAGAGGAAATTTAGTTTTTGACTTAACAAGTAATTTAAAAGCTTTTATTCAAGGGAATGGAATTATTGAAACCAGACAATGGGGGAAATTAGGTCAAGATCAAGTTTTTGGAAAAATTAACTCAGAAAGACCTAATGAGTTTCCGTTATTAATTCAAGATCCAAACTTTTCGGGTGAAGCAGCTTCTTTAGGAGAAGAAGTAATTCCACCATTAGGAGGTTCTTTTCAGAATAGAACAAGTTTATATGGAGATATGCTTTATGGAGGAAATCAGGAATATATCTTTTTTCATGGTCAAACAGATTTTGGTTTAGATTGGGATTTAAACAAAACAATTCAGGGATTGTCAGCAAGTACAAAATTGAATTTTGATAGTTATGATTATTATGCTACACAGCAAAAAAACAATCCAATTCGTTACGTAGTTCAAAAAGATGAGAATACTGGAGATGCAACATATATTAAGTTAAATAACAGAAGTATCACTGCACAGGTACAAGAAATGGGAAGTGCATCTACAAGATCTTTAGGTTCAACTACAAATATAAGATACCAAACAAACATTAATCATAATGATAAGTTAACTTTTGACTTATCTCACTTTTATTATTTAAATCAAAATAACTCTAGACGTCAGCATATTAAGAATGGAAACACTGTTTTTAAGGTTAATTATGCTTATGAAAATAAAGTGTTTGTAGATTTAACTCATGCTTTAATGACTAGTAATAAGTTTGTTAAAGGGAATAGATCATTTTTATCTCAAGCGGTAAGTGCTGCATGGGTAATTAGCGAAGAAGACTTTATAGGAGGAACTACTTTTGATTATTTAAAGTTAAAGTCTAGCTATGGACTTATAGGGTACGATGCAAGTACTAATTTTTATTTATTCGAAACAAGATATAGTTCTGCAGGTAATGTGAATTTTGGAGAAAGAAATTCTACATCTAGTGGTAGAATTAGTTTTAATAATTTTGGAAATCCAGATTTAGCTTGGGAAAAATCATATGATTTTAATGTTGGAGTAGAAGGTTTGGCATTCAATAAATCTTTACAATTTGAATTAAATTATTTTAATCAATTAAGAGATGATATCATTTATGACAATCCTAGCTCTAATACAACAGCTATTATAGGAATTGCAAATAAACCATTAAACATGGGAAGAGTTGTAAACCAAGGAATAGATGGAAGTGTAAATTGGTTTAAGAATTTTGGAAATTGGAAATTAAACATTGGAGGAAACTTTATTGTTTCTAAAAACAAGATCAAACAGTCAGATGCTATTAATAATATAGATAGTAATCTAGATGTAATTGGAACTTCTTCTGATGCTATTTTTGGTTACGTATCTAATGGTATTTTTAAAACACAAGAAGAGGTAGATAATGCACCTGTTCAGGCTTTAGGACAATATGGTGTTGGAAATATTTCTTATAAAGATTTAAATGATGATGGTGTTATTGATGAAAGAGATAGAAAAGTAATAGGGAATAATTTTCCACGATCTAATTTTGGAATTAATCTAGATGTAAAATATAAAGGTTTTGGATTATCAGCTTTAGGTGTTGTTCAAACAGGAGTTGATATGATTAAGAATAATGCTTATTACCGAAATAGTGGAGAAGGAAAATATTCAACCTTGGCATCGGATAGGTTTCATCCTGTAAACAATCCAAATGGAACACAGCCCAAATTAACAACGCTAACACCAACAAACGATAATGTAACGTCTACTTTCTGGATGGAAAATGCTTCATTCTTCCGATTAAAAAATGTAGAGTTAAGTTATATAGTCTCAAAGGATACTAGGTTGGTTAAAAAAATGAAATTTTATGTTAGAGGTACCAATTTATTTGTGTTGTCTGATGTAAAAGATTTGGACCCAGAAGTACCAAATTCAGGAGTTTCTAACTATCCTTTATTTAGAACTGTTACAGGAGGAGTTAGTTTATCATTCTAA
- a CDS encoding RagB/SusD family nutrient uptake outer membrane protein → MKNNFIKYTLIALASLQVACSFDPEIDNTYSEDWVFSQPDYVEGLLLNAYGNLPNTIVDGYGGDFLDAATDNAVTNSGAGVYRLGTGGLTPSSNVVGQWNNAYNQIRNVHLFMENGLGENINYDISSESADKAKRDNLKGEAFYLRAWWSFHLLQAYGGKTDAGEALGYPIVLKSATREESTDLEAVKRDTYEECVAQIKKDIDSAMLYLPSKYIGNDPVTGINNLGRADQQVSLALKSRVSLYAASPAYQPDNIVKLTGMGQFTVLDEPAYIAKWEVAADDAQEAINEIGTFTSLKIADFAANNTPAEFIWRSFFTSSALETNNYPIEERGGAKTGPSQNLVNAFYSKNGYPIEDARSGYDPNDPYSNRDPRLYVNVLHNGSDFNNRNLETFVGGIDSKEKYAGNTRTGYYVRKWLSLAPGIISVDNSSNQRHYNPYFRRTELFLNLAEAANEAYGPTGLGGNITQTAVDVIKSIRTKAGITDNTYVDEVAALGKDEFRKLIQRERRLELAFENHRYFDLRRCLLPLNETVKGIKITKNTNGTFIYEEEEVEERKFDGLKYYYAPLPYDELSKSPNLINNLGW, encoded by the coding sequence ATGAAAAATAATTTTATAAAATATACCTTAATTGCATTAGCATCATTACAAGTTGCATGTTCATTTGATCCAGAAATAGATAATACATATAGTGAGGATTGGGTTTTTAGTCAGCCTGATTATGTTGAGGGATTGCTTTTAAATGCCTATGGAAATTTACCAAATACCATTGTTGATGGTTATGGTGGAGATTTTTTAGATGCAGCAACAGATAATGCAGTAACAAATAGTGGGGCTGGAGTTTATCGTTTAGGAACTGGAGGATTAACACCAAGTAGTAATGTTGTAGGACAATGGAACAATGCTTATAATCAGATAAGAAATGTTCATTTGTTTATGGAAAATGGTTTAGGAGAGAATATCAATTATGATATTTCTTCGGAGTCAGCAGATAAAGCCAAAAGAGATAATTTAAAAGGAGAAGCTTTTTATTTAAGAGCATGGTGGAGTTTTCATTTACTCCAAGCTTATGGAGGAAAAACAGATGCAGGTGAAGCATTAGGTTATCCAATTGTTTTAAAATCTGCAACAAGAGAAGAATCTACAGATTTAGAAGCTGTAAAAAGAGATACTTATGAAGAATGTGTAGCGCAAATTAAAAAAGATATTGACTCTGCAATGTTGTATTTACCTAGTAAATATATTGGAAATGATCCTGTAACAGGAATTAATAATTTAGGTCGTGCAGATCAACAAGTGTCTTTGGCATTAAAATCAAGAGTGTCTTTATATGCAGCTAGTCCAGCTTATCAACCTGATAATATTGTGAAGTTAACAGGGATGGGGCAATTTACTGTATTAGATGAACCAGCTTATATTGCTAAATGGGAAGTTGCTGCCGATGATGCACAAGAAGCTATTAATGAAATAGGAACATTTACCTCTTTAAAGATTGCTGACTTTGCTGCAAATAATACTCCAGCAGAGTTTATTTGGAGAAGTTTTTTCACTAGTTCTGCTTTAGAAACCAATAATTATCCAATAGAAGAGCGTGGTGGAGCTAAAACAGGGCCATCTCAGAATTTGGTAAATGCATTTTATTCTAAAAACGGATATCCAATAGAAGATGCTCGTTCTGGTTATGACCCTAATGATCCATATAGCAACAGAGACCCTAGGTTATATGTAAATGTTTTACATAATGGGAGTGATTTTAACAATAGAAATTTAGAAACTTTTGTAGGAGGAATAGATTCTAAAGAAAAATATGCAGGGAACACTCGAACAGGGTATTATGTAAGAAAGTGGTTGTCTTTAGCTCCGGGAATTATTAGTGTGGATAATTCGAGTAATCAACGTCATTATAATCCATATTTTAGAAGAACGGAATTATTTTTAAATCTTGCTGAAGCAGCAAATGAGGCATATGGGCCAACAGGTTTAGGAGGTAATATAACTCAAACAGCTGTTGATGTTATTAAATCTATTAGAACAAAAGCGGGAATAACAGATAATACATATGTAGATGAGGTTGCTGCTCTTGGAAAAGATGAATTTAGAAAATTGATACAACGAGAAAGAAGATTAGAGTTAGCATTTGAAAATCATAGATATTTTGATTTAAGAAGGTGTTTATTACCTTTAAATGAAACTGTAAAAGGTATTAAGATCACAAAAAACACAAATGGTACTTTTATCTATGAAGAAGAAGAGGTTGAGGAAAGAAAGTTTGATGGTTTAAAATATTATTACGCTCCATTACCTTATGATGAATTATCTAAAAGTCCTAACCTAATCAACAACTTAGGTTGGTAA
- a CDS encoding BT_3987 domain-containing protein — MIQIKLKKISIALLLLGLMTVSCEPYEDFTTDFDYTTTYFGTQKPLRTIVSYDDMKFKVGVALGGKRENKIDEYVNFEIDENLLTTVDGASGFTLLPESYYELSDNSQMIIPKGEIIGDVTVTLNRDLFTSDPLSTQNTYALPIRLLDSSLDSILATKNYTVLVVKYISEYSGVYYHKGIQKELDNSGAVVNEIEYNESELINNQTWELSTVDRNSVRTPGIGALNNQNFVINIDESNNTVTVDSPSGGITNLTGSGTVNEDRSITLNYSYTSGGTEYEVEDTLVLRQPVENDLRFEEW; from the coding sequence ATGATACAGATAAAATTAAAAAAGATAAGCATAGCATTGCTTTTATTAGGGCTAATGACTGTTTCTTGTGAGCCTTATGAAGATTTTACAACTGATTTTGATTATACAACTACTTATTTTGGAACTCAAAAACCGTTAAGAACAATTGTTTCATATGACGACATGAAATTTAAAGTTGGAGTGGCTTTAGGAGGAAAAAGAGAAAATAAAATAGACGAATATGTTAATTTTGAAATTGATGAAAACTTATTAACTACTGTTGATGGGGCTAGTGGTTTTACTTTATTGCCAGAATCTTATTATGAATTAAGTGATAATTCTCAAATGATTATTCCTAAGGGAGAAATTATAGGGGATGTTACTGTAACTTTAAATAGAGATTTGTTTACAAGTGATCCTTTGTCAACTCAAAACACCTATGCATTACCAATTAGGTTGTTAGATTCTTCTTTAGATTCTATTTTAGCTACCAAAAATTACACTGTTTTAGTAGTAAAATATATTAGTGAATATTCAGGAGTGTATTATCACAAAGGAATACAAAAAGAATTAGATAATTCTGGAGCAGTTGTAAATGAGATTGAATACAATGAGTCAGAATTAATAAATAATCAAACTTGGGAATTAAGTACTGTAGATAGAAACTCTGTTCGTACCCCAGGAATAGGTGCTTTAAATAATCAAAATTTTGTAATCAATATTGATGAAAGTAATAATACTGTAACAGTAGATTCGCCAAGTGGAGGTATTACTAATTTAACAGGATCTGGAACTGTAAATGAAGATAGATCTATTACATTAAATTATTCTTACACTAGTGGAGGAACAGAATATGAAGTTGAAGATACATTAGTTTTACGCCAGCCAGTTGAAAATGATTTAAGGTTTGAAGAATGGTAA